GAATGCTGATCCCCTGATGCGGTCAATTGTTGTCGTTGCTATCGCTGAAAATAGTTCTCAGCCAACATCCTACTGGTTGCTTCGTGAAACTAGGTCTGCACTTTGGGCGGAACTTCAGTACTGGCACTATTCAGCGACCACAGATACTCAACTGGTAATTTTGCCCGTTGGCAACTTTCCTCCAACTGCCTTTGTTGGCTTAACGCCTTACGCAGGGTGACGATTAGATCGTGGACTTGCTCGTGAATCGGCGACTGATGATTCACCGCATGCATTGTTTGTCGTTCTAAAAGTTGTAACAGTAACTCGTAATGAATGTGAGACGGGAGGGGAATTGGCTCCATCTGGTTTTTGAGTTGAATTAACGGTTAAGTAAGTTTGGATAATGGGTCAACTAACGGAACACGAAGGGGTTGGATTATCCAGCAAAGAGCGTGGCGATCGCAGCAGCGGGATCGGGTTGTCGTACTAAGGATTCCCCGATTAATACCGCATTAGCTCCTGCCTG
This DNA window, taken from Oscillatoria sp. FACHB-1407, encodes the following:
- a CDS encoding DUF5340 domain-containing protein, translated to MEPIPLPSHIHYELLLQLLERQTMHAVNHQSPIHEQVHDLIVTLRKALSQQRQLEESCQRAKLPVEYLWSLNSASTEVPPKVQT